From the genome of Argentina anserina chromosome 4, drPotAnse1.1, whole genome shotgun sequence, one region includes:
- the LOC126791931 gene encoding meiotic recombination protein DMC1 homolog, translating to MVLRAEDQGQLQLVMREEIEDEDDLFEVIDKLIAQGINAGDVKKLQDAGIYTCNGLMMHTKKNLTGIKGLSEAKVDKICEAAEKIVNFGYITGSDALTRRKSIVKITTGSQALDELLGGGIETMAITEAFGEFRSGKTQLAHTLCVSTQLPTNMHGGNGKVAYIDTEGTFRPERIVPIAERFGMDPGAVLDNIIYARAFTYEHQYNLLLGLAAKMAEEPFRLLIVDSVIALFRVDFTGRGELADRQQKLAQMLSRLIKIAEEFNVAVYMTNQVIADPGGGVFISDPKKPAGGHVLAHAATIRLMFRKGKGEQRVCKVFDAPNLPEAEAVFQITAGGIADAKD from the exons ATGGTCCTCAGAGCCGAAGATCAAGGCCAGCTTCAGCTCGTTATGCGCGAAGAGATCGAGGATGAAGACGACCTCTTCGAAGTCATCGATAAGC TGATTGCTCAGGGAATTAACGCCGGTGATGTTAAGAAGCTTCAAGACGCAGGGATTTACACCTGCAATGGCTTGATGATGCACACCAAGAAG AACTTGACTGGAATCAAAGGCTTGTCTGAGGCTAAAGTCGATAAGATATGTGAAGCTGCTGAGAAGATTGTG AACTTTGGATATATTACGGGTAGTGATGCCTTGACCAGG AGAAAGTCCATTGTCAAAATTACAACTGGAAGCCAAGCTCTTGATGAGCTATTGGGAG gGGGGATCGAAACTATGGCAATCACTGAAGCATTTGGGGAATTTCG GTCTGGGAAAACACAGCTGGCACATACTCTCTGCGTGTCTACACAG CTGCCTACTAACATGCATGGAGGAAACGGAAAGGTTGCTTACATTGATACAGAAGGAACTTT CCGGCCTGAACGCATTGTACCAATAGCTGAAAGGTTTGGCATGGATCCAGGAGCTGTCCTCGACAAT ATCATTTACGCTCGTGCTTTTACTTATGAGCATCAGTATAATCTGCTTCTCGGTCTGGCTGCAAAAATGGCTGAAGAGCCATTCAGACTTCTG ATTGTAGATTCAGTGATTGCTCTCTTTCGTGTGGATTTTACTGGGAGAGGAGAGCTTGCGGATCGCCAG CAAAAACTGGCACAGATGCTTTCCCGTTTAATCAAGATTGCTGAGGAGTTCAATGTTGCTGTCTATATGACCAACCAAG TGATAGCTGACCCTGGTGGCGGAGTGTTCATATCTGATCCAAAGAAGCCAGCAGGAGGACATGTGCTTGCCCATGCCGCAACCATAAGGCTCATGTTCAGGAAAGGCAAAGGTGAACAGCGTGTCTGCAAGGTGTTTGATGCTCCAAACCTGCCTGAGGCCGAAGCA GTTTTCCAGATAACTGCAGGAGGCATTGCTGATGCAAAGGACTGA